Proteins encoded together in one Pseudomonas sp. TCU-HL1 window:
- a CDS encoding TetR family transcriptional regulator yields the protein MNSVSGDSSQSPDRAPDAPGKRLLMEAALRLGSQSRSLGSLGLRELAREAGLNPNTFYRHFKDVDDLGLAIIRTIATQLRQPLRDLRREAAARAVQGDGGGTPKLMGIDLGRGRRVCHETVQLFFDFVDGNAEAFIIGVRELHGASPVLREALREVMEDFAADMAEDVFEYTLLPATVPEPVVRRVSRLISRNLFQMSLDYIGEPDRREAIRAEAEEQVLFLFTGASVLQALGAV from the coding sequence ATGAATTCCGTCAGCGGCGACAGTTCGCAGTCGCCAGACCGAGCCCCCGATGCACCCGGCAAGCGCCTGCTGATGGAGGCGGCGCTGCGCCTGGGTTCCCAGAGCCGCAGCCTGGGTAGCCTGGGCCTGCGCGAGTTGGCGCGGGAGGCCGGGCTGAACCCCAACACCTTCTATCGCCACTTCAAGGATGTGGATGACCTGGGCCTGGCGATCATCCGCACGATTGCCACGCAGCTCCGCCAGCCCTTGCGCGACCTTCGCCGCGAGGCGGCGGCACGTGCCGTGCAGGGCGATGGCGGCGGTACGCCGAAGCTGATGGGCATCGACCTCGGACGAGGCCGGCGGGTTTGCCATGAGACGGTGCAGCTGTTCTTCGATTTCGTCGACGGTAACGCCGAGGCCTTCATCATCGGCGTGCGTGAGCTGCATGGCGCCTCACCGGTGCTGCGAGAAGCCTTGCGCGAAGTGATGGAAGACTTCGCCGCCGACATGGCCGAAGACGTCTTCGAGTACACGCTGCTGCCGGCCACGGTGCCCGAGCCGGTGGTACGGCGCGTGTCGCGCCTGATCAGCCGCAACCTGTTCCAGATGTCCCTGGACTACATCGGCGAACCGGATCGCCGCGAGGCCATCCGTGCGGAGGCGGAGGAGCAGGTGCTGTTCCTCTTCACCGGGGCCAGCGTGTTGCAGGCGTTGGGAGCGGTTTAG